Within Sinorhizobium sp. RAC02, the genomic segment CTCGGCGGCCGTCGAGATGCGCATGGCGTCGCGCTGGTAGTTTTTCGCGAGTGCTGCAATTTCCTTCGGCACGGTGGCCGAGAACATCAGCGTGCGGCGATCTTCGGGCGCTGCTTCGAGGATGAATTCAAGGTCTTCGCGGAAGCCGAGGTCAAGCATCTCGTCGGCCTCGTCGAGCACCACGGCGCGAATGGCGCTGAGATCGAGGTTGCCCCGGGTAATATGGTCGCGAAGACGACCCGGCGTGCCGACGATGATGTGGGTGCCGCGTTCCAGCGCACGCCGCTCGTTGCGCACGTCCATGCCGCCGACGCAGGAGGCGATGATGGCGCCGGTCATTTCATAGAGCCATTCCAGCTCGCGCTTGACCTGCATGGCAAGTTCGCGGGTCGGGGCGATGACGAGGGCAAGCGGGCTTGCGGCGCGATCGAAGCGCTCCTCGCCCTCAAGCAGCGTCGGGGCAATGGCGAGGCCGAAGGCGACGGTCTTGCCGGAACCGGTCTGGGCGGACACCAGCGCATCGGTATTCCCGATCTTCGGATCGGAGACGGCGATCTGCACCGGCGTCAAAGTGGTATAGCCGCGTTTGTCCAACGCCTTTGCCATCGCCGGAGCGAGGCCTGCAAAACTCGTCATATGGGGTCTTTCGGAATTCGGGTTCCGCGGCGATCTGGCGCCGCACTCTGCGCCCGTTCGTATCGGGTGTGCTGACGCGCTCTCTACTCGGGATTGGGTGAAATGTACAGTGTGCAAAACGCAAAGCTGCCCAGCGGCTTGGGTGATAGGTGACAAAACCGTTTGCCGATTGTCTTTTTGCGCTGCACAAGATAGAAAACGGCGCCCCTTGAAGCAGTCCGCAGAGACCGCGTGGGTGGCATCGCCAGCGGGAGAGGGCGAGAGCAAGGAGGAGCCGTCGATGCAGACTTTCACCACCATCGCGGATTTGCGCGCGGCGTTGGCGCCGCACCGCCTCGACGGCCGCACGATCGGCCTTGTGCCCACCATGGGCTATCTTCATGTCGGCCATATGGAGCTTGCCCGCCGCGCGCGTGCCGACAACGACATCGTCGTCGCCACCATTTTCGTCAATCCGCTGCAGTTCGGCCAGAACGAGGACCTTGCGCGGTATCCGCGCGATCTCGCCCGCGACCAGGCGATGCTGGAAGCGGAAGGCGTGCACTATCTCTTCGCCCCCGGCGTTGCGGACATGTATCCGCGGCCGATGGAAACCGTGGTGGACGTGCCGACGCTTGGCGCCGAGCTGGAAGGTTCCGTGCGCCCCGGCCATTTTGCGGGCGTCGCGACGGTCGTCACCAAGCTTTTCAACATTGCCGGGCCGGACCGCGCCTATTTCGGCGAGAAGGATTTCCAGCAACTCACCATCATCCGCCGCATGGTCGCAGACCTCGCCCAGCCCGTCGAGGTGATCGGCGTACCGACGGTGCGCGAGGCGGACGGGCTCGCCTGTTCCTCGCGCAATGTCTATCTCTCGGCCCAAGAGCGGGCCGCCGCGGCCATCGTGCCGCGTGCGCTGGACGAGGCCGAACGGCTGATTGCTGCGGGCGAAACCACCACGAAGGCAGTGGAGGAGGGGGTAACCGCCTTCATCCGCTCCGAGCCGCTGGCCAGGCCGGAAGTGGTTGCTATCCGCGATCCGGAAACACTGGCCGAAATCGACACGATCGGCGAAAAGCCGGTTCTTTTGTTGCTTTTCGTGCGCTTTGGGGGCACGAAACTCCTCGATAACCGGGTCATCGACCCAAAAAACGTGAAAACTGCAAAGGTAGCGTGACATGAGCGTACACACTGCGAAACGCCGTCTGGCGCCGTCCGACATCAAGGCCCTCAAGGGTGAACGCCCCATTGTCAGCCTCACCGCCTATACGACGCCGGTTGCCAAGCTCATGGACCCGCATGTCGATTTCATGCTGGTCGGCGACAGCCTCGGCATGGTGCTCTACGGCCTCGATTCCACCGTCGGCGTGACGATCGAGATGATGATCGCGCATGGCCAGGCCGTCATGCGCGGCTCGTCCAACGCCTGCGTCGTCGTCGACCTTCCGTTCGGCTCCTACCAGACATCGAAGGAACAGGCCTTCACCACGGCCGCCCGCGTGCTGAAGGAAACCGGCTGTTCTGCCATCAAGCTGGAAGGCGGGGCGGAAATGGCCGAGACGGTCGATTTCCTGACCCAGCGCGGCATTCCGGTTCTGGGCCATGTCGGCCTCATGCCGCAGCTCATCAACACGACCGGCGGTTATCGCTCGCTCGGCCGCAATGACAAGGAAGTCGAAAAGATCCGCCGCGATGCTGCCGCCATCGACGATGCCGGCGCCTTCGCCATCGTCATCGAGGGCACGGTCGAGCCTTTGGCGCGCGAGATCACCGGCAAGGTCAAGGCACCGACCATCGGCATCGGCGCATCGCCGGCCTGTGACGGTCAGGTGCTCGTGGTGGACGACGTGCTCGGCATCTTCACGGATTTCAAGCCGCGTTTCGTCAAGCATTTCGCCAATCTGGCACCCGTGATGAGCGAAGCCTTCGCGACCTATGCCGAAGAGGTGAAGGCGCGTACCTTCCCGGCACCGGAGCACACGTTCCAGCTCAAGAAAGGCTGATTATCGATCAGCGCCAGGCGACGACCGGCGCTGATCGATCAATGATACTGAACGGTCCATCAGCCATATTGGTTTGCCGGTGGACCGTTGCTGCTCTATGGCTGCGCCGTTGCAACACAGAGCAGACCCATGACCCCCGCCACCAAAGATGAAATCCGCGACGCCTTCCGGCGTGGCATTGCCGTCGCGATCGCAGCGGCGCCGTTTGCCGTGCTGTTCGGCGCGGTCGCTGTCGACAACGGGCTGAGCATCGCCGAAGCGGCGCTGATGAGCGCCACACTCTATGCCGGCGCGAGCCAGCTCGTCGGTGTCGAACTCTTCAACCACAATGTCGCACCGTGGCTGGTGGTGCTGTCGATCTTCGCGGTCAATTTCCGGCATGTGCTCTATTCGGCGGCCATTGCCGCTCATATCCGCCACCTGACCTTCTGGCAGAAGGCGACCTCGCTCTTCCTGCTCACCGATCCGCAATTCGCCGAAACCGAGCGCCGCGCCGATGCGGGCATCCGCGTCAGCTATGTCTGGTCCATGGTGCTCGGCCTCAGCGTCTATGTGCCGTGGCTGTGCCTGACGATCGTCGGCGGCTTCCTCGGCAACCTTATCGGCGACCCGAAGGCGATCGGCATTGACGTGCTGCTGCCGATCTACTTCATGGGTCTCGTGCTCGGCTTCCGCAGCCGGGCGAACTGGCTGCCCGTGGTGATCGCGTCGGCGGCGGGCTCTATCCTTGCCATGCATTTCGTCGGCTCGCCCTGGCATGTCAGCCTGGGCGCGCTCGCTGGAGTCCTCGTGGCCGCTCTCATGCCGCTCGACGGCAAGGAGACTGAAACACCGGTCGGCAAGACGGCAGAAGGGGAGGCGTGAAAATGGAAGACATGTTCCACATGCAGACGCTCCTGATCATCGCGGCCGGAGCCATCGCGACATACCTGACCCGCGTGGGCGGCTATGTCTTCATCACGCGCATGAAGCGCATTCCGCCACGGGCGGAAGCGGCGCTGAACGCCGTTCCGGCCGCCGTGCTCACCACGCTGGTGGCGCCGGCTGCCGTAACGGGTGGACTCGACGTGAGCCTGACGATGGCGATTGCCTTCCTCGTCGGCCTGCGCCTTTCGCTCCTGCCGATGCTGGGCGTCGGCTGGATCGTCGTCATGGTCCTGCGTCACGTCATCGGCTGATTGCAGCCGTCGCCTTTTCGAGCCAGGTTTTCGTTGCGTCATCCGACAGCAGCGGCAGGAGCTTTTCACACGTTTGCGCGTGATAGGCGTTGAGCCAGGCAAGTTCCTCGTCCGTCAGCAGTGCCGTCAGAATGAGGCGGCGATCGATCGGGCAGAAAGTCAGCGTTTCGAAGCTCGCCATATCGATGTCGCCACCCTCCACCGGCGCGGCCGGCAGGACGTGGATCAGGTTCTCGATGCGGATGCCGAATGCGCCCGGACGATAATAGCCCGGTTCGTTCGAGAGGATCATGCCTTCGAGCAGCTCCTGCGTCGAAAGCCGCGAAATGCGTTGCGGGCCCTCATGCACGGACAGATAGGAGCCGACGCCGTGGCCCGTGCCGTGGGCGTAGTCGGCCCCTGCCTTCCAGAGCGCGATGCGGGCGAGCGGATCGAGATCGCAGCCGCGCGTGCCCTTGGGGAAGCGCGCCGTGCTGATGGCGATCATGCCCTTGAGTACCAGCGTGAAGAAGCGCTTCTGCTCCTCCGGCACCGCGCCGATGGCGACGGTCCGGGTAATGTCCGTCGTGCCGTTGATATATTGCGCGCCGGAATCGATGAGGAACATCGTGCCGGGCTCGATGGTCGCATCGCTATCGGTCGTCACGCGGTAGTGCATGATGGCGGCATGCGCGCCGGCGCCGGCGATACTGTCGAAGGAGACGTCCTTCAGCGGGTTCTGCTGGCGCTCACCGACGCTGCGGCGAACCTCCTCCAGCTTCCTCGTGACGGCTATCTCGGTCTGCGAACCGGGTGTCGTGCTGTCGAGCCACGCCAGGAACTCGACCATCGCCGCGCCGTCCTGGAGATGGGCACGGGCCGAGCCCTGAAGCTCCACGGCGTTCTTGCAGGCGCGGGGCAAGCGGGCCGGATCGATGGCTTCCACCAGCGTGCCGCCCTTCGCGCGCACGATCTCGGCGAGTGCGAAGGGGGCCTGGTCGGGGTCGATAAGGATGCGTTTGCCCGCGGCCGCCAGCGTGGCGACGCGCTCGTCGAACTGCGACGGCGGAACGAGGTCGGCAAGCTGGGTGAGGTAGGCTTCCTGTTCGATGCCGGTCTTGCGCTTGTCGAGGAAGAGGAGCGGGCGGCCATCTGCCGGGATGATGGCGCGGGCCAGCGGATGCGGCGTGTGGGGCACGTCGCTGCCGCGGATGTTGAAGATCCAGGCGATCGAAGAGGGGTCGGTGACGGCGAGGACATCGGCGCCAGCGACAGCCGTCGCTTCAGCCATCTTCGCCAGCTTGTCCCTGGCGAGTTCCCCGGCCTGGTCGATGGCCTGGATGACGACGCGGCCGAGCGGCTCAGCCGGACGGTCGGTCCAGATGCGATCGAGCGGATTGTGGGGCAGCAGGACGAGCGCGCCTCCAACGCCCGACAGCGCCTTCTCCAGCCGTCGAACTTCGGCACCTGTGTGCAGCCACGGGTCGATGCCGAGCCTGAAGCCCTTCGGGGCGTGGTTCTGCAGCCAGAGATGCGGCGGCTCGCCGACAAGGTCGCCGCTGGTAAAGACGCTGCCGTCCACCTGCTCGACCAATTGCGTCACATAGCGACCATCGACGAAAACCACCGCCTGATTGCGCATGACGAGCGCCACGCCCGCCGAGCCCGTGAAGCCGGTCAGCCACGACAGGCGCTCGGCGGACGCCGGCACATATTCGCCCTGGTATTCGTCGGCACGGGGCACGAGAAAGCCGTCAATGCCGAGAACATCGAAGGCGGCACGCAGCGCGTCTGCGCGCTCGCGGCCGAACTGGGGCGTGGATTTGACGTCGAAACTCTGGAACATGGGAAGGCTTTCGATGATGTAATGAATCGCGATGGTAACTTAGCCCATCGGACCCCCGCGTCAAAGGCGGGAGAGGTAGCGTTCCAGCACCGCGCGGGTGAGGCGTTGATTGTTGCGATACCAGTCATCCTCGGTGAAGAATGCCGGCTCTGCCCTATCCCAGCCGCTCATCGAAAAATCCGACTGGCGGGCGAGGAAGGTGACGAAATCCGGCTCTGTGGTCCATACGGCGATGGGCGCTCCGAAATACAGGCCGCCGTCCTGCACGTCCGCAAGCATGACGCCGTCCTGCGTGCGGATGAGGCCGTGGCCGCAGAAATCCCGGTGATGGTCGTAGATCACGCCGTTGCCGGGCGTTTCATCAAGCAGCTTGCGCCAGACGTGTTCGGCAAGCGGCCCGCCAAGCGGTTCGCGGCTCAGCCGGTCGCGCAGCGAAACGGCGATGCGATGACGTTCCTCCTCCGACTGTGTCGTGTTATCGCTGTGAAGCGGCGGCTTGCCCGAAGCCATCGTGGCACGAATGGCCGTCCAGAGCACGAAGAGGATGACAGCCAGAGCGAGGAGAGGGATGATGATCGCAGCCATGGCCAAGTCGCCTCGGGAGGGTTCAAAGAGGTCTGGAATTGGACTTATGCACTTTGCGCATGGCACCCATGTGCCAAGACGGCTTTCTCGAATTTCCGAATCGATTATAAGCGGCGCCAACGAAGCGAACGTAAAACGCGCTTCAAGCGAAATGAAGTGAACGTTCCTCCAGTCCTTCGAATCGCAAACAGCTAGGTGTTCCGATCAGGCGTCTTGCCGGTCACTCCTCCTCCCTCCTCCGGGAAGGCGCTCGGAACACATAGGCCCGCTTGAGCGCTCCTCCTCCTCAAGCTCGCGGGCAGGTCGGCTTGCCGACCCCTAGGCGGTGCCTCTGGCACCGCCTTTTATTTTGCCCGCTTTTCCGGCACCTGACAGCGGAATGTGACCATCCCGCTGCCATCATCGGCCTATCGTCTGTTGTCGAGGTGGATCGTCACCCAGCCGTTGCGCCAGATGGTGTGCACATGGCGCAGGCCCGCGCCGTTATAGGCGGCCAGCACCTTCCAGCGTTGCGAGGCGAGGATGCCCGACAGGATGACATCGCCACCCGGTGCGAGCTGGGCGGCAAGCTGCGGCGCCATGCGCATCAGCGGGCGGGCGAGGATGTTGGCGATGATGAGATCGAAGGGGCCGTGACGGCGGAAGGCGGTGGAATGGAAGCCGGGTGCGGTTTCCAGCGTGACGCCGGAGGCAATGCCGTTGAGGCGCACGTTTTCGCGCGCGACGCGGGTGGCGATCGGGTCGATATCCGTGGCGAGAACGCGGGCGGGTGCGAGCTTGCGCGCGGCGATCGCCAGCACGCCGCTGCCTGTCCCAAGGTCAAGCACGCGCTTGACTCTGCGTGACCGCATCACGCTGAAGATCACCTCAAGGCAGCCCGCCGTCGTACCGTGATGACCGGTGCCGAAAGCCTGCCCGGCTTCGATCTCGATGGCGATTTCACCGGGGCGGGCGGTGCCGCGATCATGCGAGCCATGCACGATGAAGCGGCCGGCACGCACGGGCTTCAGGCCCTCCAGCGACTTGGCGATCCAGTCGATATCCGGCAGTACCTCGCGCTCGATCGCCGCATCGGGAAAATCCGCGGCGAGCAGGGCGGCGAAGCGGTCATGGATCTCCGCCTCGTCTTCTTTGAACATGTAGACGGAGGCTTCCCAGATATCGTTTTTCTCATCGACCTCCATCGTCGCGATAGCGTAGCCTTCTTCTTCGAAGGCGTCGCTCATCAGCGAAAGCGCGATCTCGGAGCGCTTCTCGGTCGTGGAGATATAGAGGCGGATTTCGGCCACGGCTCGGGTCCCTGTTGTTTCAGGTCCGCCTAGCATGTCCGAAAGCCGAGGGCAAAGGCGGATTGCCCGCCTTCATGCTTATCTGCCTTGGCGCTTATCTCTTGATCAGGTTGGCAAGCTTCTCTTCGGCAACCTCGGCGTTCTCGCCATAGGCGATCGTGCCGATGAAGCGCCCGCCGGCGTCGAGCAGGAAGACCGAGGCCGAGTGATCCATCGTATAGTCGCCGTCGGGCTTCTTCTCGTCGAGCGGCACCTTGCGGTAATACACGCGAAACCCCTTTGCCATTTCCAGCACCTTGTCCGGTGCGCCGGAAATACCGGTGATGCGCTTCGACACGTTG encodes:
- the panC gene encoding pantoate--beta-alanine ligase; protein product: MQTFTTIADLRAALAPHRLDGRTIGLVPTMGYLHVGHMELARRARADNDIVVATIFVNPLQFGQNEDLARYPRDLARDQAMLEAEGVHYLFAPGVADMYPRPMETVVDVPTLGAELEGSVRPGHFAGVATVVTKLFNIAGPDRAYFGEKDFQQLTIIRRMVADLAQPVEVIGVPTVREADGLACSSRNVYLSAQERAAAAIVPRALDEAERLIAAGETTTKAVEEGVTAFIRSEPLARPEVVAIRDPETLAEIDTIGEKPVLLLLFVRFGGTKLLDNRVIDPKNVKTAKVA
- the panB gene encoding 3-methyl-2-oxobutanoate hydroxymethyltransferase, translated to MSVHTAKRRLAPSDIKALKGERPIVSLTAYTTPVAKLMDPHVDFMLVGDSLGMVLYGLDSTVGVTIEMMIAHGQAVMRGSSNACVVVDLPFGSYQTSKEQAFTTAARVLKETGCSAIKLEGGAEMAETVDFLTQRGIPVLGHVGLMPQLINTTGGYRSLGRNDKEVEKIRRDAAAIDDAGAFAIVIEGTVEPLAREITGKVKAPTIGIGASPACDGQVLVVDDVLGIFTDFKPRFVKHFANLAPVMSEAFATYAEEVKARTFPAPEHTFQLKKG
- a CDS encoding AzlC family ABC transporter permease is translated as MTPATKDEIRDAFRRGIAVAIAAAPFAVLFGAVAVDNGLSIAEAALMSATLYAGASQLVGVELFNHNVAPWLVVLSIFAVNFRHVLYSAAIAAHIRHLTFWQKATSLFLLTDPQFAETERRADAGIRVSYVWSMVLGLSVYVPWLCLTIVGGFLGNLIGDPKAIGIDVLLPIYFMGLVLGFRSRANWLPVVIASAAGSILAMHFVGSPWHVSLGALAGVLVAALMPLDGKETETPVGKTAEGEA
- a CDS encoding AzlD family protein, with protein sequence MEDMFHMQTLLIIAAGAIATYLTRVGGYVFITRMKRIPPRAEAALNAVPAAVLTTLVAPAAVTGGLDVSLTMAIAFLVGLRLSLLPMLGVGWIVVMVLRHVIG
- a CDS encoding aminopeptidase P family protein, with protein sequence MFQSFDVKSTPQFGRERADALRAAFDVLGIDGFLVPRADEYQGEYVPASAERLSWLTGFTGSAGVALVMRNQAVVFVDGRYVTQLVEQVDGSVFTSGDLVGEPPHLWLQNHAPKGFRLGIDPWLHTGAEVRRLEKALSGVGGALVLLPHNPLDRIWTDRPAEPLGRVVIQAIDQAGELARDKLAKMAEATAVAGADVLAVTDPSSIAWIFNIRGSDVPHTPHPLARAIIPADGRPLLFLDKRKTGIEQEAYLTQLADLVPPSQFDERVATLAAAGKRILIDPDQAPFALAEIVRAKGGTLVEAIDPARLPRACKNAVELQGSARAHLQDGAAMVEFLAWLDSTTPGSQTEIAVTRKLEEVRRSVGERQQNPLKDVSFDSIAGAGAHAAIMHYRVTTDSDATIEPGTMFLIDSGAQYINGTTDITRTVAIGAVPEEQKRFFTLVLKGMIAISTARFPKGTRGCDLDPLARIALWKAGADYAHGTGHGVGSYLSVHEGPQRISRLSTQELLEGMILSNEPGYYRPGAFGIRIENLIHVLPAAPVEGGDIDMASFETLTFCPIDRRLILTALLTDEELAWLNAYHAQTCEKLLPLLSDDATKTWLEKATAAISR
- a CDS encoding 50S ribosomal protein L11 methyltransferase, with amino-acid sequence MAEIRLYISTTEKRSEIALSLMSDAFEEEGYAIATMEVDEKNDIWEASVYMFKEDEAEIHDRFAALLAADFPDAAIEREVLPDIDWIAKSLEGLKPVRAGRFIVHGSHDRGTARPGEIAIEIEAGQAFGTGHHGTTAGCLEVIFSVMRSRRVKRVLDLGTGSGVLAIAARKLAPARVLATDIDPIATRVARENVRLNGIASGVTLETAPGFHSTAFRRHGPFDLIIANILARPLMRMAPQLAAQLAPGGDVILSGILASQRWKVLAAYNGAGLRHVHTIWRNGWVTIHLDNRR